The genomic interval TCATGCCAAAGCCAAAATCATAACGATTCCCTTCTGCATCCACATAGCATTTCATGTCGCGGGGAACATCTTCAAACTGGGCTTCTACAGTTTGCATATCGGCCGGGAGCTGAAAAGGTAATAGGGCAGAAGGTTCTGCAACCCCGGTCAGCAGGTCGAGCAATGCCTGATCCTGTACGCCGAAATACACCAGAATAGCATTGGCTTGCTTTTCAAATTCACCCATAACCGCCGGATTAGTCATGTGCATGGAAACGATTACTGGTTTGCCTTTCATTTTGGCGTAGGTATCGGTCACCATACTTAAGTCAGTGTGATTGATCGCCTGCGTACTTTTTCCGATATAACTGCGGTTGGTAAAAGTCTCCAAAGGATCGCCACCTCCAATACTTGGGTCACGGGTGCCTTGTGCAGTGTAAGGACCATACTGTAAACTGATAGGTACATATCCGGTAGTGCCGATTTTTGCCAGTTCGCTATTATATCCGCCACCGGAATTGGGGTTGTTTATAAACACAAGGGAATAATCCGATTCGTCGGGATTGTCGGTTACCTTGAAGTATTTTTTTACAATATCCAGATTTACCGGATAATCCAGTTTTTCAGGCGTAGGCATACCCAGGAAATTGCGCCCAGCCGGCGTAAATTGTTTGGGGATGTAAACTGTTTTATTTTTTTGCAGCGGTAATACATTTGCTTTGTTTTTGAGCATTACTACCGATTGTAACTGGGCTTCATAGCCTGCCTGCATAAAAGCCGCTTGTCCTACTATCTTTTTGGATGCCTCAGTATCCAGGTATGGGTTTTCAAATAAACCCAGGCGGAATATATTGAGTAACAAACGTACGGCGGATACTTCAAAACGCTTGCGCATCAACGCTTCTCCATGTTCTTTTACCCCGATCTGATAAGCTTCTATCACCGGACCCATTTCATTGTTTCCGCCATACTGGTCTACGCCAGCCATTAGGGCTTTGTAATGCCGCTGGGCTACTGAGAGTTTTTCAACACCCCAGGATTTACCAGTTAAAAACACATCTATTGCCGTTTCGTCACCAGTTACAAGCCAGTCGGTACATACCACACCATCATACTGGTACTGATCCCGGAGCAGATCGCTGATAATATACTTATTGTAACTATTGCCAACGTTCTCGTTATATTTTTTATCCTGATCGAAAGAAACAGTGTAATAGGGCATTACAGCAGAAGCCTTTGCGGTTTTCCCCTTTAATTTGAATGCCCCATTAATAAATGGCAAAAAGTGTGTTTTGAAATTATTGCCAGGATATACCGCATATTTTCCGTAGCCATAATGGGCATCCCGGCCACCTTCTCCAGAGCCGCCACCTGGCCAGTGTTTCACCATCGCATTCACACTGTTGAACCCCCATCCATTCTTGATTTCTTTGTCACCAGTGGAAGTCTGGAAACCATCAATATAAGCTCTGGCTATATCGGTTGCCAGTTGCGGATCTTCGCCGAATGTACCACTCACCCGGTTCCAGCGGGGATCAGTCGCTAAGTCTACCTGTGGAGAAAGAGCGGTAGTAAGCCCCAGTGCCCGGTATTCAGTAGCGGCGATCTGTCCAAATTTCTGCACCAGATCTGGGTTGAAGCTTGCAGCCAGACCTAATGATCCTGGCCACATGGAAATGGCTCCTCCAGCTCCGGCATTATATTCGGCATTGGCCACCGTGCCATGCCTTGGATCAGAACTATTATTCACCGGAATGCCCAGGCCAATGCCTTCTGCCAGCGCCTGCGCATTATTGTTCCACAAGGCTGCCACTTCCGGACTTTGTACAGACGTAATGAGCACGTGGCGCACATTATCTTTCGTTAAAAAGGCCAGTTGCTGGTCAGATAAGTCGGAGGGTTTGGCACCACTATCAGCAAAAGGTTTTCCATTATAGGTACCGGCAAAGGGTCCACCAGCGGCAGCCGGGATAGGTTGGTGGCGGCTATACAGCATAAGTCCGGCAATTTGCTCTATTGACAATTTAGAAGCTAAGTCTTTGGCACGGACTTCCACCTGTAAACGCCAGTCTTCATAGGCATCCAGTTTGCCGTTTTTATTCAAATCTTTAAATGAATTATTGCCCTCTTTTATAATTTTTACGCCAGAAGCGGAGGAATACTTTAGCTGCTGTCCGCCTTTATTGGTAATGGCTATGATATTGCCAGGTGCAGGCTGGGTTTGTTGCTGGCAATAGGCTGATAAGGCAGGTATCAGGCAGAGTAATAGAATTATCTTTTTCATGATGTGGTGTGAGGTAGGTGAAACAGGCTACACTTTCTAAATTGAATATATGCGATGGCAATTGTGTGGTAAAAGTCTCTTGCAAAAGCAGCAAAGTCAGTATATCCAAACTAAATTTACTGCGTAACAATTACGCAATTTATATAAATTTTAGATATGCGTAAAAATTACGCATATAATTTTTGTATTTTTACTTTATGCAAACAAAAAAGAATACGGCTACAGCACCATACGATGATTTTAGTAAATTCTTACCGCACATTTCCATCGATTGTTGTGTATTTGGTTTTCACGAAAATCAATTAAAGATTTTACTTATCAAGTGGGAAAAATTTGGGGTGTGGAGTTTGCCTGGTGGATTTATTTTTCCGGAAGAATCCGTGGATGCAGCAGCTAAACGTATTTTGCAGGAGCGTACCAGTTTACAAAATATTTTTTTGGAACAATTTAAAATATTCGGGGAAGTAAACCGGACCAATCTGCCCGGAAGCCGGGAAATGCTGGAACGGTCCGAGGTAGACAGTCAGACCCAGCAATGGCTCTTGCAACGGACGATTTCTTTAGGATATTATGCCCTGGTTGATTTTTCAAAAGCCATTCCTACCACCACTCCTTTAATTGCTGATTGCCGCTGGTGGGATATTAGCAAGGTACCTCACTTGATTCATGACCATGCTGATATTGTAAAACATGCCCTGAAAGCCCTTCAAGGACACCTGTTAAATAAACCCATCGGACTAAATTTACTCCCCACTAAATTCACCATGACCGAACTGCGCCGCTTATATGAGACGATTCTGGGTAAAACCATCGATCGGCGCAATTTTGAAAAAAAGATGCTGAAACTGGGAATACTAGACCGGCTGGATGAAGTAAAAACTGATGTTGGTCACAAAGCGCCTGTGCTGTACCGCTTCAACCTGGCTACCTATGATGAGCTATTAAATGCAGATTTTGGCTTTGGATTCTGAGTTTATTAATATTTAATTTCTCTTTTCAGAAAAGTGGATGACTTACATAATTTAAAGTAGTAAGTTTTATTTCTATATCACCTTTGCTGAAGTTAATTTTTACAACCATACTTAAACGTATGGCTACAATGTTTTCTGCCTGGTTACTTCCAATACATGTTCCTGGGCAATAAAATCGATCACATGATTTACCACTTCATCCGATTTTAGATTATGACCTTTGCCTTTAGTTAGGATCAATTTTGAATTTTTCCAGGACTGGTGAATCGAGATGGCATTTTCTACCAATGTTTCCTGGTCTTCCTCATCATGAATAAGTAAGCCGGGTATCGTTAAATTTTTTGTAAAAGTAGGAGCAGAAAAATAGGCTGGCAAATGCTGTACTTCCTTTTCAAATTGTTTCACGGTCAGGTTCATAGTTCTGGCATTTAAACCAAGTTGCTTTTGATAGAAATTGAAAAACTCCTGTGCTTCTCCAGGACAAGCCGTAGCGATAAGTTTATCAGGCAATAACCGGGGTTGTGTATGGAAGGTGTATATGGCTGTAAAACTGCCCAGGGAGTGACCGATCACGATATGTACTTTTACCAATATGTTCTATCGCTTTCACTATAATAGCGCTGTAAAGAGGTACAGTCATGAAACTGCCGGAACTTAGTCCATGGCCTGGAGCATCTAAAGCGTATAGGGTATAATGGCTTTTATCGATGGCTTCTATGTAGCGTTTCCAGCGGTATGTATGGCTTTGCCATCCATGCAGGAGCAGAATATTTACCGGGCCGTTTCCCCATTTGTATCCTTGAATCGCCTCTTTATTATAGGGAATAGTAAAATGCCGGGCACTTTGTAAAAACTGGCGCTGGCGGGCAGTCATCTTTACCCTGGCCGGATAGCAAAATACCCTGAATCCTAATTTGCCTGCTTTTTGCGGGGCAATATAGGCTAGTAAATTCAGGTAAAAACCTATCAGTTGTGGAAGGATCTTTTGCATATAAGTTTGTTTTGTAGATACCGATTGGTATCTTGATGGATAAAAAAAATTATATTTCTATTTCAATCAACTGTTTATTCAGATGTTTAGTCATTTTGACAATATCATCATTATTGCCTTCCAGTTTACTCATCATAATTCCTCCTTCAAGTCCGGCAATGATTAAGGAAGCATAAAAAACGGTATCTGTATCAGCCTTGATTTGTTTGTGTTCGATGCCTTTTTCCAGGATATGCACCACAGACTGGCGGAGGGTAGTAAGCATTTTATGGGCTTCCTTCCGTAAAGCAGGAAGTGCATCATCCGCCTCAGTAGCCGCATTCAGTAAAGGACAACCGCCTTTTAAAGGAGGCTTGGTAATATAGGTTTCAAAAAAAGAAAAAATAGCACGGAGTTTATCGCCGGCTGTTTTTTCATTCCTGATAATCTCACGCAATTTAGTAGAGATTAGTCCAGATAAATAAGCCAGCGTTTGCTGTTCAAGTTCTGTTTTGTTGCTGAAATGCTTATAAATCGCTCCTTTAGTCAATCCAGTGGCATCCGTAATGTTACTAATAGATGTGGCTTTGTATCCTTGTGTGTTAAACAGGATGCCTGATTGCTTCAAAATCATTTCCTTGGTAGCCTCTGGATTACGCATGAACAAAGATACCAATCGGTATCTAAAAGTCAATAGGTGATGCCTTAAAATTATTTACCCTCTATAAAAGATGAATCAATAGTAGTGCATTCCATCAACATCACTATAAGCCAAATATGATTCTTCATTTGATTGCTAACGGCTCATAAACTCTTTCTTGTGTTAAGATTGCAGGTTTGGCGGTGGGGTTGTTGATGATTTAAGTATGAGCGAATGATTTTTTATTGATAGAACTCTACAGTTTGATTACCTTTCGTGTCCCAATATATCCATTTGCCTACTCGTTTTTCTACATAGGGTTTGGATTTATAGCCCAGATAACCAGGTTGCCTCATTTTAGTATTCATTAAGAATTCTAACGTGATAAAACCTTCTTCTCTTGGCGCTCCATTGGCATAGTAACTCCGCCACTTGCCATAATTATAGGTTTCTTCGGTATGAAAACTAATCACCATATTGATGGCTTCTCCTTTATCCTTCTGACAACGTTCCACTCTGGCATATTTTCCTAAATCCCGAACATAGACTGTTGACGGACATTGGCTATAAGAACTCATAGCCACAAAACACAATAATGCAATTCCTAGATACTTTTTCATTTATTTTCCGCTAATACTAGGATAAACCAGGCAAATTGACTGCTGTAACCATTTTTAAGTTTTCGTCTCTTGCAGCGTTACGGTTGCTTTCACCAGACAATTCT from Rhodocytophaga rosea carries:
- a CDS encoding alpha/beta fold hydrolase; translated protein: MPDKLIATACPGEAQEFFNFYQKQLGLNARTMNLTVKQFEKEVQHLPAYFSAPTFTKNLTIPGLLIHDEEDQETLVENAISIHQSWKNSKLILTKGKGHNLKSDEVVNHVIDFIAQEHVLEVTRQKTL
- a CDS encoding alpha/beta fold hydrolase; the protein is MQKILPQLIGFYLNLLAYIAPQKAGKLGFRVFCYPARVKMTARQRQFLQSARHFTIPYNKEAIQGYKWGNGPVNILLLHGWQSHTYRWKRYIEAIDKSHYTLYALDAPGHGLSSGSFMTVPLYSAIIVKAIEHIGKSTYRDRSLPGQFYSHIHLPYTTPVIA
- a CDS encoding TetR/AcrR family transcriptional regulator — protein: MRNPEATKEMILKQSGILFNTQGYKATSISNITDATGLTKGAIYKHFSNKTELEQQTLAYLSGLISTKLREIIRNEKTAGDKLRAIFSFFETYITKPPLKGGCPLLNAATEADDALPALRKEAHKMLTTLRQSVVHILEKGIEHKQIKADTDTVFYASLIIAGLEGGIMMSKLEGNNDDIVKMTKHLNKQLIEIEI
- a CDS encoding glycoside hydrolase family 3 protein, encoding MKKIILLLCLIPALSAYCQQQTQPAPGNIIAITNKGGQQLKYSSASGVKIIKEGNNSFKDLNKNGKLDAYEDWRLQVEVRAKDLASKLSIEQIAGLMLYSRHQPIPAAAGGPFAGTYNGKPFADSGAKPSDLSDQQLAFLTKDNVRHVLITSVQSPEVAALWNNNAQALAEGIGLGIPVNNSSDPRHGTVANAEYNAGAGGAISMWPGSLGLAASFNPDLVQKFGQIAATEYRALGLTTALSPQVDLATDPRWNRVSGTFGEDPQLATDIARAYIDGFQTSTGDKEIKNGWGFNSVNAMVKHWPGGGSGEGGRDAHYGYGKYAVYPGNNFKTHFLPFINGAFKLKGKTAKASAVMPYYTVSFDQDKKYNENVGNSYNKYIISDLLRDQYQYDGVVCTDWLVTGDETAIDVFLTGKSWGVEKLSVAQRHYKALMAGVDQYGGNNEMGPVIEAYQIGVKEHGEALMRKRFEVSAVRLLLNIFRLGLFENPYLDTEASKKIVGQAAFMQAGYEAQLQSVVMLKNKANVLPLQKNKTVYIPKQFTPAGRNFLGMPTPEKLDYPVNLDIVKKYFKVTDNPDESDYSLVFINNPNSGGGYNSELAKIGTTGYVPISLQYGPYTAQGTRDPSIGGGDPLETFTNRSYIGKSTQAINHTDLSMVTDTYAKMKGKPVIVSMHMTNPAVMGEFEKQANAILVYFGVQDQALLDLLTGVAEPSALLPFQLPADMQTVEAQFEDVPRDMKCYVDAEGNRYDFGFGMNWKGVIKDARTAKYLKPTLGLK
- a CDS encoding NUDIX hydrolase is translated as MQTKKNTATAPYDDFSKFLPHISIDCCVFGFHENQLKILLIKWEKFGVWSLPGGFIFPEESVDAAAKRILQERTSLQNIFLEQFKIFGEVNRTNLPGSREMLERSEVDSQTQQWLLQRTISLGYYALVDFSKAIPTTTPLIADCRWWDISKVPHLIHDHADIVKHALKALQGHLLNKPIGLNLLPTKFTMTELRRLYETILGKTIDRRNFEKKMLKLGILDRLDEVKTDVGHKAPVLYRFNLATYDELLNADFGFGF